In the Corvus hawaiiensis isolate bCorHaw1 unplaced genomic scaffold, bCorHaw1.pri.cur scaffold_32_ctg1, whole genome shotgun sequence genome, tgagccgCGGGCAGCGCTGGGCGCGGCACCGGCGACTCCTGACGCCTGCCTTCCACGGGGATGTGCTTCGGAATTACCTGGGAATCTTCAACCAGAGCACTCGCGTGCTGCTCGTGAGAGATCCGAGATGCGCACGAGTCCTCATTcgcaccccaaatcctgaccTGCACCCCAAATCATGAGTgctgcaccccaaatcctgaccTCAACCCCAAGTCCTGACCTGCACCCTGAACTCTGACGTGCATCCCAAACCCTGAGTCCTGCACCCAAAACTCTGTCCTGTACCCACTGCTGCACCCTGAGTCCTGTCCTGCACCCTGAGTCTTGTCCTGTTCCCCAAATCCTGTACTGTCCCataccccaaacccaaacctgcccccaaaccccaaccccacccctTGCTCatcaccccatccctgtctcacACCCCCATTCCAACTCtgccccctgtcccacccctgtcccacccccaATGGCCCCCCCGGTCCCCATCCCTTGTCCCtgaccctgtccctgtcccctccctgctccctccctgatGCAGTCCATCCCCACAGGCCAAGTGGAGGGTGGCAACAGTGGCAGCTGGTGGGAGGCCGGTGGGGTtggaggtgctgcagcccctgagcctcctcaccctggacacactccagaAGTGCATCTTCAGCCACGAGAGCCACTGCCAGGAGTGAgtgtcacctgtcccacctgacCATCCTGGTGGCTGTGGTGACCCCACCATTGTCCCTGTTGACCATCCTGGTGACCACGGTGGCCCCACCATAGTCCCCGTTGGCCCTCCTGGAGGCCATGGTGGCCCCTCCATTGTCCCTATTGGCCATCCTGGTCCCACCATTGTCCCCACTGGCCATTCCGGTGGCCACAATGGCCCTGCCGTCCTCCCTGTTGGCCATCCTGGTGGCCACAGTgtccccccactgtccccgGTTCCTGCAGGCGGCCCAGTGAGTACATccaggccatcctggagctgagctcATTGGTGGTCCGACGCCAGCTCCAGCCACTTCTCCACCCGTGGTGGCTCTACAGCCTCTCCTCTGATGGTCAGCGCTTTGCCCGCGCCTGCGCCACTGTCCACGCCTTCACTGCTGACGTGGTGCAGCGCCGGCGCCGTGCCCTTGCCCGCCTGGGCCACCAGGCCTGGCTGGATGGCCACCGGGGACGCAGCATGGACTTCATCGACCTCCTGCTGCTCACcaaggtggggctggggggtcaGGGGTGGTGGCTATGGGGGCATGGAGGTGGTCAAGAGGGTGGCAGTGGCCATGGAAATGTTTGCCATAGACCAGTGGGATGCTGGTGGCCATGGGGGGGTTTGGGCATATACTGGTGGCCAAGGGGGGAAAACAGTGGTGGCCATGGGCAGCACTGACCAGAAAGGTGGGGGCCAGTGGGATGGTGGTGGCCATGGGTGAACAGTGGTGGCCATGGATGGGATTTGGTCATAGACTGGTGGTCCCAGGTGGCCCATGGGTCATCTCACTCCTGCAGGACGAGAACGGCCACACCCTGTCCGATGAGGACATCGCGGCCGAGGCTGACACCTTCATGTTCGAGGGTGAGCACCAGCTCCCAGGTGCCATTGGGGACGAGCCACTCTGGTGTCCCCTCGCTCATCCAATGTCCCCACAGGCCACGACACCACGGCCAGTGGCCTGGCGTGGCTATTCTACAACCTGGCTGGCCACCCTGAGCACCAGGAGCGGTGCCGCCAGGAGGtccaggagctcctggctgGCCGGGACACTGCAGACATTGAATGGTGAGATGTCCCCAAGGCCACCTCCGGCCACGTGGCTCGGGGACATGGTGCCACCCCCCCTTGTCCCTAGGGAggacctgtcccagctgccctTCACCACCATGTGCATCAAGGAGAGTCTgcggctgcaccctcctgtcactgctgtgtcccGGCGCTGCACCGAGGACATCCCTCTGCGTGATGGCCGCATCATCCCCAAGGGTATGCCATGGCCAGGGTGTCCCTAATGTCACCACCCACCCTCATCTGCTGTCCCTAAAGTGGCCATTCCCATCACACCAGGGGTCACCTGCCTGATGAGCATCTACGGGACCCACCACAACCCAGACCTCTGGCCCGAGCCTGAGGTAAGGCCATCCTACGAGGCGTCCCTGTCACCACAGTGGTgacagctgtgtcccctcagcaTGACGCTGTCACCCCAGGTGTTCAACCCCCTGAGGTTCAGTCCAGAGAACAGCAAGGGACGGTCCCCGTCATCCTTCATCCCCTTCTCTGCCGGCCCCAGGTACGTGGTGGGGTGGGGACAGGAGTGTCCTGAAGTGCCACCCTCGTCCCTGGTTGGGTTCACAGTGGGGTGACAGTGATGTGGTGGCAGGAACTGCATCGGGCAGAGCTTCGCCATGGCTGAGATGAAGGTGGTGGTGGCACTGACGCTGTCCCGGTTCGTGCTGCGGAGGGACACAGCGAGGCCACCCCCGCGCCGCAAGCCTGAGCTGATCCTGCGTGCCGAAAACGggctttggctgctgctggagccactgCCGGGAGTGGCCTGAGGGACACAGGTCAccaggacatggggacaccccGCGAGGCGGGTGTCACATCCAGGAGAGGAGTGGGGAATAAATGGTAGCATGAAGGGGACAGTGTCAtcatggtggtggtggggatGTGTTGTCCTTGGTCATGGGACACCTCATGGCATGGATATGTCAACCCATGGACTTGTCCCCTAGGCCACTTGTCACCATCCATGGCTACGTCCCCCACGTCCTCATCCATGGCCATATACCCCCACGTCACCATCTATGTCTGTGACCCCCCACGCTCAATATCCCCATCCACAGCCATGTCCACACCCATgaccatgtccctgtccccaccatGTCCCCACCCATGTCCCACAATGTTCCCATCCATGTCTGTGTCCCCCACATCCCCTTCCATGTATCCATCCATGTTTTAGTTCcatgtctttatttttacccCAATGTTGGGTGAAGAGAtgaagaagaatgaaaacaaaatcaaggctaaaataaaaggatttaCGTGTCCATGCTGGCTGAGTATCCATGTGCTTGAGTGGGTGGGAAGAACCTTTTTTAGAGAGGTTTCCACTCCATTGTCTCCAAAATCTTGCTTTTTGCCCCAGTCCATCACGGTTTGGCTGTGGAAGATGCCTGTGGGCCAGAGAGAATTAGAATTATGGAAtgatttaggttgaaaaagacctccaagaccatccaGTATTCCTTGATGCCACCAGAAGAAATTATTGGATGCAAAAGGTGAGAGTTTTTGGGgtcaaaagtaaaaaaaaaatgctgtccCCAATGAATTCCTGACATCAGTCTGCATCCCAGTGGATTtttgtcctgctgcatccagGTGCCCACAGGGAGCCAGGCAGATGTGGAGACCACCAGCCAGGATGATCCCAACACGGATCACCAGGAGCATGGATCACCAACTCTCTGCCCAAGGGGGGGCACTGTGCATCATCTAACAGGGGTCCTCCAAAGGGGGATGGAGTTGGAGCAGTGCACAAAGATCTTCCTGCACTCAGCGGACCCACAGGCTTCCCTTACTGGTGGCTCTGTTGGTGTTGGGTCAAGTGACAGCTCTGTGAAAAGCTCTTCCCACGTTCGTGACACTCTTAGGGCCtctccctggtgtggatcttctGGTGGGAGGTCAGGCTGTatctctggctgaagctcttcccacattctgAACACCTGTAGGGGCATTCCCCAGTGTGGACTGTCTGGTGCATGATCAGGCCAGAGCTGTCAcggaagctctt is a window encoding:
- the LOC125320987 gene encoding cytochrome P450 4F3-like isoform X2 is translated as MVNTVCRCACPLWNVGEGLLSWIFKCFRTGQSTEQGLQQVDALVAQYRHGCLWWGLPWLPVLRLFHPSTLRPLLSASAFVAPKDELFYSFLKPWLGEGLLLSRGQRWARHRRLLTPAFHGDVLRNYLGIFNQSTRVLLAKWRVATVAAGGRPVGLEVLQPLSLLTLDTLQKCIFSHESHCQERPSEYIQAILELSSLVVRRQLQPLLHPWWLYSLSSDGQRFARACATVHAFTADVVQRRRRALARLGHQAWLDGHRGRSMDFIDLLLLTKDENGHTLSDEDIAAEADTFMFEGHDTTASGLAWLFYNLAGHPEHQERCRQEVQELLAGRDTADIEWEDLSQLPFTTMCIKESLRLHPPVTAVSRRCTEDIPLRDGRIIPKGVTCLMSIYGTHHNPDLWPEPEVFNPLRFSPENSKGRSPSSFIPFSAGPRNCIGQSFAMAEMKVVVALTLSRFVLRRDTARPPPRRKPELILRAENGLWLLLEPLPGVA
- the LOC125320987 gene encoding ultra-long-chain fatty acid omega-hydroxylase-like isoform X1, which encodes MAVAAALASLGAVALGTFVVALLLRWLWDALVAVTRFRATCRQLNKFPIPPWRNWLLGHTGMGQSTEQGLQQVDALVAQYRHGCLWWGLPWLPVLRLFHPSTLRPLLSASAFVAPKDELFYSFLKPWLGEGLLLSRGQRWARHRRLLTPAFHGDVLRNYLGIFNQSTRVLLAKWRVATVAAGGRPVGLEVLQPLSLLTLDTLQKCIFSHESHCQERPSEYIQAILELSSLVVRRQLQPLLHPWWLYSLSSDGQRFARACATVHAFTADVVQRRRRALARLGHQAWLDGHRGRSMDFIDLLLLTKDENGHTLSDEDIAAEADTFMFEGHDTTASGLAWLFYNLAGHPEHQERCRQEVQELLAGRDTADIEWEDLSQLPFTTMCIKESLRLHPPVTAVSRRCTEDIPLRDGRIIPKGVTCLMSIYGTHHNPDLWPEPEVFNPLRFSPENSKGRSPSSFIPFSAGPRNCIGQSFAMAEMKVVVALTLSRFVLRRDTARPPPRRKPELILRAENGLWLLLEPLPGVA